From the Chaetodon auriga isolate fChaAug3 chromosome 17, fChaAug3.hap1, whole genome shotgun sequence genome, the window GAAAATCAAAAAGTGGTAAAAAGTCTGTGGGACACACGGATTATTTCACTCTACATAGGAAATTAGATACAGTGTCGACAGTCCTGTTGGTAGAATAACAATATAACAGAAACATTATTTCCCTGTGTGGTAACCCGCCAATACGCTTTTACAGCATTTTCTGTGAACTGTAACTCTATATTCTACTTCATTGTTAATAAGCTCAGAGGTTTAAAATGTCATGCAGTTTCTTGTTAGGTCTTAAAATTGATTTGGCAATCTGAAATGCTtttgaaaaggtttttgttTAGATGTGGTTTGGCACAGATGGTAATACAAGGTTAGTGCGTGCCTTTGTGCCCTGTGTAAGCCATAAGGTAAACGGTAATAGTCTGCAGAACTGTTGGCCCTATCTTGCTTCCATAGTCTCCAGTGTCAGGCCTGTATTGAAAAGTAAGATGGATCGCCACCATTTCTTCTCCTCACAGTGCTTCTTGTAACCCTAGGTTCACCCGAGGAGGCCATTGGCGGAGAGGCGTCACGTGACCACGGGGTGCCAATGTTATTCTACAAGGGTGTCAAGACCCTGTCAGTTTCTGAAATAAATATTGGGAAACGGCGAGATGCAAAAGGCAACCTACTACGACAGCTCCGCAATTTACAGTGGCTACCCATATCAAAGCGCAAATGGCTTCAGTTATGATGCCAATCAGGTCCAATATCCCCGGGCCTCTCATGTGGAAAGCGAGTACCATCGACCTGCCTGCTCCCTGCAGTCTCCTGACGGCTCCGTGGCTCTGCAGAAGCCGGGGGAGATGGCGGAGAGCTGCGACAGGACCACAGCCATTCAGGCGACGCAGTCCAAGGTTCATCCCGAAAGCAATCAACCGCAGGTGCCGGTGTCAGGCCCACCCCCTCCCTCACAATCCCCCGGTGCTATCAGCCAAAACACAAGCAACGGGTCCAGCCAGCCCAGTGCCAAGAACGGCTCCCCGACCTCTACTGCTCGCGGCAAACACATCTTCCCCTGGATGAAGGAATCCCGTCAGAACACCAAGCAGAAACCCACCAGTAGCTCCAGTTCAGGTActgaacactgctgctgctcagacacacacacacacacacacacacacacacacacacacacacacacacacacacacacacacacacacacacacacacacataatttgACAGCCTCTGAACAGAAAGTTCCATAAGTTTTGTTGAGGGAGGACACAATACATAGGAGGTGTGGGGGGCAGTAAGGTAAAAGTTTAGCAGGCAGGGGGCAAACCGCAACAGGACAATACTCCTGTGAAGGTTAGaatcttcagtttttttcctgTCAGGGTCAATTACTCTATATTTCTAAGTCAGTGGTTTGTGGTATTGTATTTCATTATATGTGTATGCTGTTCCCTCTGGGATCCTTAAGTTATTCAGGAGCTGCTGCCTAAAAATATAACCAAGACCTCAGTGACACAGGCAGACTATGTATGCATAGTCTATGTATATGTTCAAATGTTACTTTAATTGCATCATGCATCCACATTTAGTCACAtcttcttaaaaaaataaataatacctCAAACACTACAATACTATCCATGTATTACAAGGTTGTGGACCATAGGAGCAACGTGCCTCAGCATTGGAAGTAGGTCCCACCATTTGTTGTCCATGTGCCCTGCAGCTGACCTGTCCCTACTGTAAACAAGCATCTCCACTGATCACACAATGTTCCCagagagacaacaaacaaacacgcacaacAGTTGTTTCAGTTTGTCCTGCTGTTTTGATTAGGGGGAAACTTGGCGGGTCAGAGTGGGGGGTTTGTGCTTATTTACATAGAGCCAACCTTAAAATTCAGAGATGCTCATCTTCCCATGGCCGTCTTCTTTTGCAAATTTTGTGGGTAATATTCCAGTGAATGTCAGAGGTAAGATTcgacagtaaaaataaaaatgcaaagttGTCTGGCTTCAGTTTGATTTATGTTTGGGGAGGTGTTTTCGTTAGTTTTTAACAACCCGCGAAAGTGCTAACCTCTAAGTGCTGACCTCTTAGGCACGTTTTACGCACAGACGGATCCTGCTGCTTTGATGAGAAGGGAACTTGGTGAGTCAGAGTTCCACATGTACATCAACCAAAGACATGTTCTTGACCCTCTTTTTTGTAAATTAAGTGGGTTAATTTCTAAATAAGTTATATTCTCGGACGATAAAAgttgaaaatataaataaagcGGAGcctttcatttaattttactaTGATTTATGTTTAGGGAATGTTTGTATTAGTTTTTAACACGCTGATGTGTAAAAATGTATGGAAACCCTTTACACACGTTTTACGCACGTACGCAAGCCAGGCAGTGCACTGGGAAGAAAACTTAGGTTGGGGAGTGTGGATTTGGGGTGTATACTTGCATAGAGCTAACCTAAAAGTGATGCCCATAACACctttaaatactgtaaattaaaATAGTAATTTTCTAACTCCGTTATAGGTATTCGTCTACTGTAAGCACTAAAATGCAACGCAGTGGCGCCCGTATTTTTACGCACAAACGCAAGACAGATCCTGCTTTTTTGATTAGAGGAAAACTTGGTGGGTCAGGGTGGGGCGTTAGTGTTTGGCTCTTTGTAAATAAACACCCTAATCTGGACAGTCAGGGATGCTCACCTTCCCATGGCCCTCTCATTTTGTAATCTATGGGTAATTTTCTAATTAAGTTATATCCACTCTTCTGCAGTAAggatttaaaatgcaaatcagtgTGTCGGCCTTCACTGTGATTTATGTGTGGGAAGGTGTTTTCATTAGCTCTAACAACACGCTGAGGTGCTAACATTTATGAAAAGCCTTTTACGCACGTTTTACGCATTTACGACAGACAATAATCTTGCACTTAATACACGTTTCCCAAATCAATCTCTTTTATAAATCTAACTAACCAGTCTTTTAAGATTAATTCATAAATAATCACGCAACAATAATCGTTATCGCAAGTGATTGCCCTACATACATGGGCTACATGGGCTATAacttctctttcatctctgtaATATCCTAACGGTTCAGGTTATGTCATGCTGCATTCCTTTTGCGCCAGGTTTGGGCGACAGGTAGTGAAATTTATTAAGTGTTGGCCGCCTGCCACAGCGGTAAGTAGACCAACACCTTGCTATTCTGCAGGCGAGCTCCAGCCTCTTAGAAGGGGAGGCTTATCAGTGAGGGCAAGGCGAGCTGCTTTATACACCCTGAGGAATACATAATGCTTGTGCTTGCATTACGCGTGTGCTACTCTGTGACTACGGGGGAAGATGAGGGTCAAAATGCTTTAGTAGGAAATCTGAGGTTACCTGGTTCCATATCAGATATTGACCTACTATTCTCCAGTTACATTTTCCCCTTTGCAGTAAGTGCCGCGTGCACACAGGCACGGTGTCATTACATTGATTGTTAATTGTCTTATGGAGCCCTCATGATAACCCTTGTGCTGTGCAGTAGGGGGCGGATTTATCAAAATGTTGTGATGTTTGCAGCATAAGCGCGCACGCACGCGCATACAATAAGAGGgacaagaagagagaaagagtcgATGATAAAAACCCCCATTTAAGTAGTTAAGTGGGGCATATTTATCTAATAAACTGTTTGCTCACCATCCCCACCCTCTCTTGATAGTTGAAAGCTCTGTTATCAGCTGTGAGCGTGTTGTCACACGGTTTTGCTTTCACTCTcagtcctctgtctctgcctctgtacctctctctgtctgtctgtaatggATTACTGATtgacatcctcctctcctcctccctgacaGTGGACAGTTGCCCCGGAGACAAGAGTCCTCCGGGGTCAGCAGCATCGAAGAGGGCCCGGACAGCTTACACGAGCGCCCAGCTAGTGGAGCTAGAGAAGGAGTTCCACTTTAACCGGTACCTCTGCAGACCCCGGAGGGTGGAGATGGCCAACCTGCTCAacctcacagagagacagatcaAAATCTGGTTCCAGAATCGCAGGATGAAATACAAGAAGGATCAAAAAGGCGTAGGAATGATGCCTTCCCCTGGCGGACAGTCCCCAAGGAGTCCAGTGGGCCCAGCCTCGGGCGGTGGAGGCGGAGGATACCTCAACTCTATGCATTCTCTTGTAAACAGTGTACCTTATGACTCCCAGTCGCCGACGTCTTACAATAAACCTCATCAAAACGCATACGGCATGGCCACGTCATATCCCCCTCCTTTGAACAGCTCCCTCAACAACTGCCCGCCCTCCCAGAAGAGGTATCCCGGGACCGACTCGGCCACGCCCGAGTATGACGCGCATCCTCTCCAAGGCAATGGCAACTACGGGACGCACATGCAGGGCAGCCCTGTTTATGTTGGCGGAGGTTACATCGACTCAATGCCCAATTCTGGGACCTCCGTTTTCGGTCTGACCCACCTTCCGCACCCGCCGTCCGCAAACATGGACTACAACGGAGCAATCACAATGGGCAACAGTCAGCATCACGGAGTGTGTGATCCGACACCGACGTACACAGACCTAACGCCGCACTACTCTCAGGGAAGAATCCAGGAAGCGCCCAAACTGACGCATCTGTAGCGATGGCGCTGCCCGGATCACTCCGCCCATTGTCTTATCCACCTCCAGACACAttactgctttgtttctgcGCCTCCTCACGGCTCCcaccttctctctgcctttgtttatgttttatataGTTTGATGTGTGAAGTAGCGTAGGATAAATAATCACGACTTGCTTGAATTTTACTATTTGCTCGTGTCATTGTCTCACAAAGACCTTTATTTGGGCTGTAGGACGTCTagagcgggagggagggagggagggagggagggaggggggcggTATATGCATAGGCctatttaatcttttttttttctttttaaatcttgGTTTAAAATTGAAACGCAAACAGGGTATTATGAACAAATGTTATTCATTCAATGTGAATTTGTCCGTCTTTTATTTATCCGCAGTTGAagaattgtatttttttcttgttttttttttttttgtttttttgtttttttttgcattgtgttGCACTTGTGAAAGGATCCTTCAAGACCCACGAGCTGGGATGTATGAAGGAAAATACATGTTCAAAAACAAGGGTCATAAGCTTACACGCAACTTCCCTTGCTTGTGTTGTTCTATTGGATTTtctaatgttatttattttgttcGGTGTAAAGATAAAACAGTCCTTTAGTATTACTTGACACCTCTGCGATCTATGTGTGGGGAGGAGGTTGGTGGAAAATTAGCGTCTCGGCCCTTTTCCAGCCCATACATGCAGTCTGCAGAAGCTccttagcagcagcagcagcagcagcagcagcagcagcagcagcagcagctatcaCAGGCTTtatgtttccattttttcttcttcgaGGAGGTGTTTGGTTTTCTCAGcgaatgtaaaatcaatcagtCATGCAATAAGGGTGGAAAGAAGGACACAGGTTGGCAGTTTCtttattgaagaaaaaaaaaaacaggcatcatcaaaaataattttttttcGATGTCACACATTCCATGCTGCTCCGGTTcgaagaaataaataaaagaattgAAATATAATTGTAGCAAACCTCGTAGTTTTAATTTGGAAACATCAGAAGCATTTCACGTGGTCACAAAATTAAATACAAGGCAGTTTCTTGATAAAAAAGGTCCAAATAGATTTCTAGTTTTGCAATTAGTACATTTTTTTGTCGTTATTATATATTTCATGACGGTGCAGAATTGTGGAGGTgataatagaaaaaaacaacaacaacacatttttaaacaattgGCAATACGAGAGAGGGCTCACACAATACATGGATGATAATTTGTCTATATTTGTATAATATCCACGCATACAAAATCACGTGAAGCCAGAAGCCATATTTAATTTTCAATAACATAAAAGGGAAATGGCCGCAGATGAATATTGAATAAACGCTACTTGATTGTTTCTCTCTTCACTCGACGTGAAGAAAACTCTCGGGTggccttctcccctcctctcatctgCGTGGGCACatccataataataaaaatgtcaccCGGGCCCTTCATGGAGACTCTGCAAGAAGACAACAAGCTAAATGAGAAATCGTTTGAAAAATAATTCCTCGATATGTTCAGTCAGTCAAATGCGGTCAGAGCGGATGCAGACTGAAGTAGAATCGGAACGGGGTTTATTTGTCTCATTGTTCTGTGGCAGCAGATGCCAGTTCAACACCAAATGTCCTGGTTATGTGTATGGTTATCAGTGGGAAGCCGAAAATCGGAAGCGTATTCCTGTGTGTTGTTAAAATGAAGGGTCTGCATAGAAATTATTATCATccatcattttcactttgaaatgatTTGATTGTTTGCAGTAATTTCTTAGCATTCCTGAATTGGGAAGAAAAGCACAATACACGCACACATGGAGCTAAAATGATATTTTCTAAATCGTTCATTTCTttcaggggaaaaaagcaggctttttttaaaaagcatgcTCAaagatttttctgcttttctcatcAAATTATCAAGACCTTTCTGCGGcatgtttgcttttattgttttgttatgCCTTTGTGCAACTGCAGTATTATTTGTTCTCACTGATTTTGCTCCAAGAAATCATTTTTAGGGCCAATCTGATTGATATACGAGGGCATGAACATTAGTAGCCCTGACATATGGTTAGCAGGGAAACCTAGAACAATTGAACCATGGTGTGtcacagtcaaaaaaaaaagctgatgcACTGAGTATTTCtgcatccaacacacacacacacacacacacacacacacacacacacacacacacacacacacacacacacacacacacacacacacacacacacacagcaaggcGCTGATTTGACCCATATGTGCTATACACAGGTAGCACATAAATAACGttttaactgaaacagaagatttgtatttctttcattGCATTTCCATCCGTGGGAACGTGCTCTTAAATCAATCCTGCTGTAAAGACAAGTGTGTAGGACAGGCCGGGGTCCACTAAATGCCGCCACCCACTCCTTTCCTTGCACACAAAGACTGTGCGTAATTCCAAAAAAGCCATCCATCTCTTCCCCTAGCAACTCTGTCCTTCACCACAAGGTCTGATCCCCTCACAAAACCCGCATGTCGTCCAAAACGACAAATAAATGCCGTTGTATAAACTGCATTCACCAttcaaagatttaaaaaaaaagccaggtGGAGAAGCTGCTTCGCCCTACTCACCGTTGGCGCTTTACCTCCTCAAAGAAGGAAATGGTCGCATCTTGTGCAGCTGGATTcttatttatcttttaaaaCATCCCTCCAGCGACAGCCCGGCTATAACTGCGAGCAGAAACTGGTTCTAATCTGAGTGGCCAGTGTTTCTCGCCGCTTCCTGGCTGCATTTGATCCGGGGGAGAGTTAGAAGCCTTAAATGTGTTGTGAGGGCACCGAGCTGTCAGACCTTTTGGCGAGTAAGATTGATCGCGCACAGGCTTCCAGGACTCTTTGTTTGGTATATAAGCAACAAACTGAGAGAGGCCTTCCacttctcttctttcctctctcttacTCACCAAgccatatttatttttttggaatGAAATACAACATGTACTGCTTGATGAAAAACATCCCAAATGTGGCTTTCACAGATTATTGTGGAAGGGTTATAAAACCACTGCAACACTGCGGGGACGAGCCATTCAATAACACTCCCATCTACATAATAACTCTGCAAATGGATTCGCTGTGAATGGTCGATTGTGAGCGTGTTGGTGTTTGCTTCAATGCAATTTCAGGTAGAAGTGATACTGGAAATACAGTGAGACGCCTTTGAGGCTACTGCCCTTCCAGTAAACCCTGCTCCAGCCTTCGTGGTTTCCCACTCTTGACATGGAGATGAAACCCCTCTAAATATGAGcagaatatttaaaaataagCTAACAGTTATGACAGCTTTTGGCAATCGAATAAATGGACTATTAACAATCCCAAAAGAAAGCCCGTGTTTGTGGCTAGGCTATGTTCACGCACAGGCGCGCGCATGACCTCCTCGTAAAACCAACCTTTAGTGGAATAAACGAAAAACCGTTAATATCAGCTCTAATATCACACCTCCAGAGGCCGCATTAATAGCTTATAATAAAACAATGTTTGTGAGCGtacatgcatgcgtgtgtacCTGTTTACAAGTTTCTGTACCTTATctgcaaatgtcaaacagctgttATGGGATGAAATGGTCTGGACGTGTCATATCCGTCAGTATTAACTTAATGGATGGGCTTTTTATTGCAACACATGTCAATGGATGCACTGCATATTTCACTATTATGCATCTTTGAAGAATCTGTTCTTGAGTCCACACACACCGAACAGACTGGATTGTTGGGGTTTGCTTCTGTCGAAAAGTCTCAATATCAGTTTTTCTTGGGGggggtatgtttttttttttttttttctcacctctgaagccagactcttGCCTATATGAATAGCtactggcgtgtgtgtgtgtgtgtgtgtgtgtgtgtgtgtgtgtgtgtgtgtgtgtgtgtgcgtgcgtgcgcgcgcgcggtGGGGGCGTTCTCGACTGACATCCTCAAACAATACGAGAAAAGAGGAGTGCACGAATCCGCGCACCCTAGGCTGGGCTCCTTCCCTGTAATAGTGAGCGTCAGCCAttcttaaaaaacacattttgtagCTTAGTGGACTGGACTGGAGGGGCGAGAAGGAGGATAAACTGAGCGGACAAagatgtaaataaaaaacagtcGTCCCCCAGCTGAGCGAGGCGTTCTTCATCCGAGTTTTTGGATCAATCAGGCAGACAGTGGCTTCTTTTGATTAAACCCCAAATTGTCATTGGGCAGAGGTAATCATGTGACAGGCAATTCGGTCCAATTTCAACCTTGTCTCCATGAATTCAATAGTTTAATAGTAGCTCGGTCCCCACACGGCCGTAATcagtgaaatagaaaaaaaacaccaccaggAGATTTTTtctaatgatttttttctttctcgtCCTCGCTGAGCCGCAACATTTATAAAAATACGCGTGCAAACTTTCCTCGGCTCTCAGGGAGCGGAGATGAATTACGAATTCGAGCGAGAGAGCGGTTTTATCAATAGTCAGCCGTCGCTTGCTGAGTGCCTGACATCTTTCCCCCCTGTCGCTGATTCATTTCAAAGTTCATCAATCAAGAGCTCGACGCTTTCACGCCCGACACTGATTCCTCCTCCCTTTGAGCAGACCATTCCCAGCCTGAATCCGGGCAGCCATCCGCGGCACGGCCGGCCCAGACACAGCCCCGACGGATGCAGCCCGCTGCCCACAGCCTCCCTACCCCCGGAGTACCCCTGGATGCGGGAGAAGAAAGCCTCCAAGAGGAACCACCTGCCGACCTCCACCGCTACCACCATCTCCAATGGACCCGTGTGCTTCTCCCCGAAAGGTGGGTCATTTTGAAACATTTGGCTGTGAAAGTGTCCACTTATCTGTTGCTAAGACTGGAGAGCTCAGTGCTgaggcctttaaaaaaaaaaaaaaaaaaagctagagACGTTTTATTCTGATAGATTTATGGTTACTGTTTTGCTGTGATTGTGGATGAAGCAAGAGGGAAAAAGTTAGTGTAAAGTTTGGTGATGTAAGATGATTTATTTCCCCCTAGCCGTAGCTGAGTTTTGATGTGTGACAGTAATGAAGAGTGATGGAGTGCCGTTGCCGAGGAGGGCAGCTGGAGCATTCATTAGTATCCCACACCAGCCTGGACCTCGCTGCTTTTACAGTGCACTGTGTTTGCTTCACGCTCATGCTGGACGTTATTTCATGTGTAAAACAACCTAATGAGTA encodes:
- the hoxa3a gene encoding homeobox protein Hox-A3a; protein product: MQKATYYDSSAIYSGYPYQSANGFSYDANQVQYPRASHVESEYHRPACSLQSPDGSVALQKPGEMAESCDRTTAIQATQSKVHPESNQPQVPVSGPPPPSQSPGAISQNTSNGSSQPSAKNGSPTSTARGKHIFPWMKESRQNTKQKPTSSSSSVDSCPGDKSPPGSAASKRARTAYTSAQLVELEKEFHFNRYLCRPRRVEMANLLNLTERQIKIWFQNRRMKYKKDQKGVGMMPSPGGQSPRSPVGPASGGGGGGYLNSMHSLVNSVPYDSQSPTSYNKPHQNAYGMATSYPPPLNSSLNNCPPSQKRYPGTDSATPEYDAHPLQGNGNYGTHMQGSPVYVGGGYIDSMPNSGTSVFGLTHLPHPPSANMDYNGAITMGNSQHHGVCDPTPTYTDLTPHYSQGRIQEAPKLTHL